One window of the Deltaproteobacteria bacterium genome contains the following:
- a CDS encoding type III polyketide synthase, which yields MSVETTRSMDRPVIRSVASAVPVYKHLQLDVYDAAKALFAERGQDLSPFKNAFINTAIESRYSAVPLSWFFEKHTWTDRNAVYVSTSLDLLETAARKAMKKASVGPQDVTDILMLSTTGISTPSLEAQLMDRIPFKSNVRRTPIFGLGCAGGLIGLNRAAELASQPGRTVLTLVVELCTLNFMRDELSKQNIIATALFADGAAAAVIQSSDLAANGPNRLCVSAQTEHRWANSLDIMGWDVADEGLKVIFSRKIPGLVKNDFRPVMHLFLDEEKLALSDIQNFLSHPGGAKVIDELESVFQLPEGQMKESREILKNFGNMSAPTVLFVLEKAMDEGLKGRALLSTFGPGFTTAMTLLEGT from the coding sequence GTGTCAGTAGAAACAACTCGATCGATGGACCGACCGGTCATCCGTTCTGTGGCGTCGGCAGTCCCGGTTTACAAACATTTGCAGTTAGATGTTTACGATGCGGCTAAAGCGTTGTTCGCCGAACGCGGTCAAGACCTTTCGCCCTTTAAAAATGCATTCATCAACACCGCAATTGAGTCCCGTTACTCTGCAGTGCCATTGAGTTGGTTTTTTGAAAAACACACCTGGACTGACCGAAATGCTGTCTACGTAAGTACATCATTGGATCTACTTGAAACAGCAGCGCGAAAAGCGATGAAGAAAGCATCGGTCGGCCCGCAAGACGTCACCGACATCTTGATGTTGTCGACCACCGGGATCTCAACGCCCAGCCTTGAAGCCCAATTGATGGACCGAATCCCTTTTAAAAGTAATGTTCGCCGCACGCCGATTTTTGGACTGGGTTGCGCTGGTGGATTGATCGGACTCAATCGCGCAGCCGAACTCGCCTCCCAACCTGGACGGACGGTTCTTACTCTCGTCGTCGAGCTCTGCACGCTCAATTTCATGCGCGACGAACTATCAAAACAAAATATCATCGCGACGGCGCTATTCGCTGATGGCGCCGCAGCTGCGGTTATCCAGTCCTCAGATCTCGCGGCGAATGGGCCTAACCGGTTATGTGTATCAGCACAAACTGAACATCGGTGGGCGAACTCCTTAGATATCATGGGCTGGGACGTTGCGGACGAAGGCTTGAAAGTTATTTTTTCTCGAAAAATTCCGGGTCTTGTTAAAAATGATTTTCGACCAGTGATGCACTTATTTTTGGATGAAGAAAAACTGGCACTTTCTGATATACAAAACTTCCTCAGTCACCCCGGTGGCGCAAAAGTCATAGATGAACTTGAGTCAGTATTTCAGTTGCCTGAAGGCCAAATGAAAGAATCGCGTGAAATTCTAAAAAACTTTGGCAACATGTCGGCACCCACTGTCCTGTTTGTTCTTGAAAAAGCCATGGACGAAGGACTTAAGGGACGAGCTCTTTTGTCGACATTTGGCCCTGGATTCACAACGGCGATGACGCTTTTGGAAGGCACGTGA